From the Musa acuminata AAA Group cultivar baxijiao chromosome BXJ3-7, Cavendish_Baxijiao_AAA, whole genome shotgun sequence genome, one window contains:
- the LOC135642016 gene encoding protein MODIFIER OF SNC1 1-like isoform X3, protein MDHENVNTLRTNRNLYAEGGSRLNMNCQNNPQQAQPSQSLKMESHQFDSWHGPPVHPTDGIWYRGGTIGGPYQPAAPRGSYPVEPFVCCPFPPNSEAVLRPGAGPANYYPTNGETYHPQMLPNSYMFPSHPIVPSGPGPYQVPAYDGFYNYRQTSIYSSGGQQFPSAGLATQPSVYNQHSNRNGTFNSGESQNSPCEDGSKTTREQMLSVTARVPHQGTNMVLVKQHGDLESNHLQEEQFTPANFDVKCKPGISNSKQKGEHSTVSRKNETDQQAPSKPANNCECQTSTPVMTNLQENPCGTSNGILKREPDTAVPMVHDQKHNPVIKKNSVLIEKIEGLNNKVRNATSFTEIGQVPSRQEGAKQPKIVNAKPEYSAEVNAAHTENASTSIISAKPVSFEESSSDFPTPSTTAMPVPSKYSSSTVVCSPKLSVYSAIVSSPAELQDIDVVKPDYWVPDEAAYFHVPNRIHVTRTRGDYHAISRSDSQVDTGSARKPPGRGSSAVPKKLAVDGPVTGILDNNPSKEAILSFSSDSIDHKVQHAKVKEIAVQCAKQLQKEEERTREQKAKGLANLEEPNRCLVAQNMKQKLNSLSRKGNVQHQEDSGVDIASQTNVVTSNPPGDIVGKTETLVLATDSGNKKHGTLVSLHLNSASSTPREVSQDSAIFHGPPLDLQHETKTTDVTNKNFSTESHVGGVSKHKQMGYRRRQKVPLEKSSDKKPIMAENMDSEYLDEVVLERSSENSSEGNTPAPINDKLLNNEDPYLQYKKKSSRNPRNKNKDDILMSSSLISYAHSDENVEEHLCESSQSHSPALVAETLFVPAQVAAGNAESQDSKDGIHSHQVCSKIIRAHGRMSNHWKPHAPRRPARNQQVHRPMDKVHGSETVIWAPIKPRNKNEEYEESSQSGIIGSDHQSSERNEHDMNGARTKRAEMERYVPRPVAKELLQQENTQKSSSDVNQSGDMPEKPCLDSKGAGMSKSDGSSGRRTDIIADKKNRENKRTKQGMAHASWRQRSSTESTLPLQSLNESLNSSDATKLFDKPSDQHLQLPEQFGPESSRNSVLKDSVVLPVVTKDQGKKSRERHQQVHRVAGSNYVALDHGHLPSETDDRSGVNTPISDLNDTDGRTSMAGDGKNIGGEHIRAHSHWKPKSRPYFRNQKQENRDTGGQRISCHNGTTEKFTSPGSKTDPSRDDGSHVVMAADNDVPPGNRNAQHESKVSPPHQRGHHNGHFNRVQEAIYKGKDLAQVTGKLNAQINEERPKNNAHLEYKPIGSSSEPSDLCQSNFSVDQGALVHRVSKQRYREQVRSQTRNRSHFFKQNTGATALVGEE, encoded by the exons ATGGATCATGAAAATGTTAATACTCTCAGGACAAACAGAAATTTGTATGCTGAAGGTGGTTCTCGACTAAATATGAATTGCCAGAATAACCCACAGCAGGCACAGCCATCCCAAAGCTTAAAAATGGAGTCTCATCAGTTTGATTCTTGGCATGGTCCTCCAGTCCACCCTACTGATGGAATTTGGTATAGAGGTGGGACAATAGGTGGTCCATACCAGCCAGCAGCTCCACGGGGTAGTTATCCTGTTGAGCCTTTTGTGTGCTGTCCGTTCCCGCCTAACTCTGAGGCTGTTTTAAGACCAGGAGCTGGACCAGCTAACTACTATCCTACCAATGGAGAGACATATCATCCCCAAATGCTTCCTAATTCATACATGTTTCCTAGTCATCCTATtgttccatctggacctgggccttACCAGGTTCCTGCCTATGATGGGTTTTATAATTATCGTCAAACAAGCATTTACAGTTCTGGTGGACAACAGTTCCCTTCAGCGGGTTTGGCTACTCAACCTAGTGTCTATAACCAACATTCTAATCGTAATGGAACTTTTAACTCAGGAGAGTCTCAGAACAGTCCTTGTGAAGATGGTTCAAAAACAACCAGGGAGCAGATGTTATCAGTTACAGCTCGTGTTCCTCATCAAGGAACCAACATGGTTTTGGTAAAACAACATGGTGACTTGGAAAGTAATCACCTGCAAGAAGAGCAATTCACTCCAGCAAATTTTGATGTGAAATGCAAACCAGGAATTTCCAACTCCAAGCAGAAGGGCGAGCACTCTACAGTTAGCAGAAAGAATGAAACTGATCAGCAAGCTCCATCCAAGCCAGCTAATAATTGTGAATGCCAAACTTCAACTCCAGTCATGACTAACTTACAAGAAAATCCATGCGGAACATCTAATGGCATACTGAAGAGAGAACCAGATACTGCAGTTCCAATGGTTCATGATCAGAAACATAATCCAGTCATAAAAAAGAATTCAGTGCTGATTGAAAAGATAGAAGgcttaaataacaaagttagaaaTGCTACTAGTTTCACTGAAATTGGACAGGTGCCATCTAGACAAGAGGGAGCAAAACAACCAAAGATCGTCAATGCCAAACCCGAATATTCTGCAGAAGTTAATGCTGCACATACTGAAAATGCTTCTACGTCCATCATTTCTGCTAAGCCTGTTTCTTTTGAGGAGAGTTCTTCAGATTTTCCTACACCAAGTACTACAGCAATGCCTGTTCCCTCTAAGTACAGCTCCTCAACTGTAGTTTGTAGCCCAAAGCTATCTGTTTACTCAGCAATTGTCTCTAGCCCAGCAGAATTACAAGATATTGATGTGGTGAAGCCTGATTATTGGGTACCTGATGAGGCAGCTTATTTTCATGTTCCAAATAGAATCCATGTTACACGAACTAGGGGTGATTATCATGCTATATCGAGATCAGATAGTCAAGTTGATACTGGATCCGCAAGAAAACCACCTGGTAGAGGTTCCTCTGCTGTTCCCAAGAAATTGGCTGTGGATGGCCCAGTCACAGGGATTCTTGATAATAATCCTTCTAAGGAGGCCATTTTGTCATTCTCATCAGATTCAATTGATCACAAGGTCCAG catgCTAAAGTGAAGGAGATAGCTGTTCAATGCGCAAAACAGCTGCAAAAGGAGGAAGAAAGGACGAGGGAACAAAAGGCAAAAGGTCTTGCAAATTTAGAAGAACCGAACAGATGCTTAGTGGCACAaaacatgaaacaaaaattgaattCCTTATCACGAAAAGGTAATGTGCAGCATCAAGAAGATTCTGGAGTTGATATTGCTTCTCAAACTAATGTTGTAACTAGTAACCCTCCGGGTGATATTGTGGGGAAGACTGAGACATTGGTACTGGCAACTGATAGTGGGAACAAAAAACATGGAACATTAGTTTCTTTGCACTTGAATTCTGCTTCAAGTACCCCAAGAGAAGTTTCCCAAGATTCTGCAATTTTTCATGGGCCGCCACTGGATCTGCAGCATGAGACAAAGACTACAGATGTTACAAACAAAAATTTTAGTACAGAGTCTCATGTTGGTGGTGTGTCTAAGCACAAGCAGATGGGCTACAGACGAAGGCAGAAAGTCCCACTGGAGAAAAGTTCAGATAAGAAGCCAATCATGGCGGAAAATATGGACTCGGAGTATCTAGATGAGGTTGTGCTTGAGAGAAGCTCAGAAAATTCTTCTGAGGGTAATACACCTGCACCAATTAATGATAAGTTGCTGAACAATGAGGATCCTTATCTTCAGTATAAGAAGAAAAGCAGTAGAAACCCAAGGAATAAGAACAAGGATGACATCTTGATGAGCTCTAGTTTAATTTCTTATGCACATTCTGATGAAAATGTTGAAGAACATTTATGTGAAAGTTCCCAGTCTCATTCCCCAGCATTGGTTGCAGAAACTTTATTTGTTCCTGCCCAAGTTGCTGCTGGAAATGCTGAAAGTCAAGACTCCAAGGATGGTATACATTCTCACCAAGTGTGTTCTAAAATTATTAGAGCTCATGGTAGGATGAGCAACCACTGGAAGCCTCATGCTCCCAGAAGACCAGCAAGAAACCAGCAAGTTCATAGGCCTATGGATAAGGTCCATGGAAGTGAGACTGTCATCTGGGCACCTATAAAGCCTCGAAACAAGAATGAAGAATATGAGGAAAGCAGCCAGAGTGGTATTATAGGAAGTGACCATCAGTCTTCAGAAAGGAATGAGCATGATATGAATGGTGCAAGAACAAAGAGGGCTGAAATGGAGCGATATGTTCCTAGACCAGTAGCCAAAGAACTATTGCAGCAAGAAAACACACAAAAATCTTCATCTGATGTTAATCAGTCAGGTGACATGCCTGAGAAGCCTTGCTTAGATTCTAAAGGTGCTGGGATGAGTAAATCGGATGGGTCATCAGGTAGGAGAACAGACATCATTGCTGATAAAAAGAACAGAGAGAATAAACGTACCAAACAAGGGATGGCACATGCCTCTTGGCGTCAGAGAAGTTCAACTGAATCAACTTTACCTTTACAGAGTTTGAATGAAAGCTTAAACTCTTCTGATGCTACTAAGCTTTTTGACAAGCCTTCTGATCAGCATCTTCAATTACCAGAACAATTTGGACCGGAGAGTAGCAGGAATTCTGTCTTAAAAGATTCAGTTGTCCTTCCTGTTGTGACTAAGGACCAAGGAAAGAAAAGCAGGGAAAGACATCAGCAAGTTCACAGAGTTGCAGGAAGCAATTATGTTGCTCTTGATCATGGCCATTTGCCGAGTGAAACAGATGATAGAAGTGGTGTCAATACTCCCATCTCAGATCTAAATGACACTGATGGAAGAACTTCTATGGCAGGTGATGGTAAGAATATAGGTGGTGAGCATATCAGAGCTCATAGTCACTGGAAACCAAAATCTCGGCCTTATTTTCGAAATCAAAAGCAGGAAAATAGGGACACTGGTGGACAAAGAATTTCTTGTCATAATGGTACGACTGAGAAATTCACTTCTCCAGGCTCCAAAACTGATCCTTCACGTGATGATGGTTCTCACGTGGTGATGGCTGCAGATAATGATGTACCTCCAGGAAATAGAAATGCTCAGCATGAAAGTAAGGTATCTCCTCCGCACCAACGTGGACACCACAATGGGCATTTTAACAGAGTGCAGGAAGCAATATATAAGGGTAAGGACTTGGCACAAGTTACTGGAAAATTAAATGCTCAGATAAATGAAGAAAGGCCAAAGAACAATGCACATCTTGAATATAAGCCAATTGGTTCTTCTAGTGAGCCAAGTGATTTATGCCAGTCAAACTTCAGTGTTGATCAAGGAGCACTGGTTCATCGTGTTTCCAAACAAAGGTACAGGGAACAAGTTCGGAGTCAAACAAGAAACCGTAGTCACTTCTTCAAGCAGAATACTGGTGCAACTGCTCTTGTTGGTGAAGAGTGA